A window from Drosophila kikkawai strain 14028-0561.14 chromosome 2L, DkikHiC1v2, whole genome shotgun sequence encodes these proteins:
- the LOC108073468 gene encoding protein Hook homolog 3-like, with amino-acid sequence MNFFIGVLVLGTLCQNTLARGLDNPVLDDFERRLVRLEARQFSERENLEHRMLKLETHLGIQNGEETLERSPLERNLYTISHEKKPAEGINFIERLEKLEKSWEKKLEEHLKKLSSKHEDLSKKFSVIKRQLEERQRKALSKNVNTFVEKAKKKSEDLEQQEFLLVKKPINKKFSETGSGFGESEPEFGSGFGESDLEIEQSRKKMFQRIGQKYYFIEKDEEKKKSWGAALSYCKQLNAHLASLENIVEWFALRNNLELGQGYWIDITDQLTEGTLLSALAAPVLNWGYKEPSSSPLDKDCVELDNRIHPKMNDTNCMDEVLYVCELN; translated from the exons ATGAATTTCTTTATTGGTGTCTTGGTTCTGGGGACACTCTGCCAAAATACTCTGGCAAGAGGCCTG GACAATCCAGTCTTAGATGACTTTGAACGGAGACTGGTGCGATTGGAAGCTCGGCAATTCTCGGAAAGGGAAAACCTGGAGCACAGGATGCTCAAACTAGAAACGCATCTTGGAATTCAAAACGGAGAAGAAACGCTGGAAAGAAGCCCCCTGGAACGAAATCTCTATACAATTTCACATGAGAAAAAGCCCGCCGaaggtataaattttattgagAGACTCGAAAAACTGGAGAAGAGCTGGGAGAAGAAGTTGGAAGAGCACCTGAAGAAACTCTCCTCGAAACATGAGGATCTGTCAAAGAAGTTTTCTGTTATTAAAAGACAGCTAGAGGAAAGGCAAAGGAAGGCTTTATCTAAAAATGTCAATACTTTTGTGGAGAAGGCGAAGAAAAAGAGCGAAGACCTCGAGCAGCAAGAATTTCTGTTAGTTAAAAAACCAATCAACAAAAAGTTTTCGGAAACTGGATCTGGCTTTGGTGAATCAGAACCGGAATTTGGATCTGGATTTGGTGAATCAGATTTGGAAATTGAACAATCTAGGAAAAAAATGTTCCAGAGAATCGGCCAAAAGTATTACTTTATTGAAAAGGatgaagaaaaaaagaaaagttggGGCGCCGCTTTGAGTTACTGCAAACAACTGAATGCCCACTTAGCCAGTCTTGAAAACATTGTCGAATGGTTTGCTCTAAGGAACAACCTAGAGTTGGGCCAAGGCTACTGGATTGACATTACTGATCAGCTTACTGAAGGGACGTTACTTTCCGCCCTGGCAGCTCCTGTCCTCAATTGGGGCTATAAAGAACCCAGCTCAAGCCCTTTAGACAAAGATTGTGTCGAGCTGGATAACCGTATTCATCCTAAAATGAATGACACGAATTGTATGGATGAAGTGTTGTACGTTTgtgaattgaattaa
- the LOC108073474 gene encoding accessory gland protein Acp29AB-like, giving the protein MKYFLVLFIFGIFCQNILARGLDDAVLSDFERRLVRLETRQLYESQDIEHRMLQLEIHLETHQKGETLEENPLKRKFNETLKVEKPAEGITLLQRLEKLEKNWEKELEKQLAEFSSKYENLAERFSAIEKHVEEHISGSKNDNSKENQFQKIGTNHYFIERYENKTWYEAVQKCNEMNAHLLMLRGEEWSDLKEALNPDHTYWTDVRAMPKISNNFDDNKPNSAYGAESCLMFTKYETELVACNDRKYYICESNDY; this is encoded by the exons atgaaatattttctggTCCTCTTCATTTTCGGGATCTTCTGCCAAAATATCCTTGCCAGAGGGCTT GACGATGCAGTCTTAAGTGACTTTGAGCGAAGGCTAGTGAGATTGGAAACTCGACAATTATACGAAAGCCAAGACATTGAGCACAGGATGCTCCAATTGGAAATACATTTGGAAACTCATCAAAAAGGAGAAACATTGGAAGAGAACCCgttgaaaagaaaattcaatGAAACTTTAAAAGTGGAAAAACCCGCCGAGGGTATCACTCTTCTTCAAAGACTGGAGAAATTAGAGAAGAACTGGGAGAAGGAGCTAGAGAAGCAGTTGGCGGAATTCTCCTCGAAATATGAGAATCTAGCTGAAAGGTTCTCAGCTATTGAGAAACATGTAGAGGAGCACATTTCCGGCTCTAAAAATGACAACTCGAAAGAGAATCAATTTCAGAAGATTGGTACAAACCACTACTTTATTGAAAGATATGAAAACAAAACCTGGTATGAAGCTGTGCAAAAATGTAACGAAATGAACGCACATCTGTTAATGCTCCGAGGCGAGGAATGGAGCGATTTGAAGGAAGCCCTGAATCCAGACCATACCTATTGGACTGATGTTCGGGCGATGCCCAAAATCTCCAACAACTTTGACGATAACAAACCAAATTCAGCTTACGGAGCAGAAAGTTGCCTGATGTTCACAAAGTATGAAACGGAACTTGTGGCTTGCAATGATCGAAAATATTACATTTGCGAATCCAATGACTATTAG
- the LOC108073502 gene encoding accessory gland protein Acp29AB-like: protein MKYFLVLFLFGILCQNILARGLDNAVLGDFERRLVRLETRQFSESENLEHRMLKLETHLGTQQGEETLERSPLEKNFYAISNVEKPVEGISFLQRLEKLEKNWEKELEKHLAEFSSKYENLAERFSAIEKHVEEQKIAALYPIVERISTPPNDPESDQSESDQPESENSGVNTYLKNGKKYYYVINDEKQTWSDAVTKCRNMNAHLLSLQDEEEWSALKEALNSENSYWTDVNDIMEEDKFISRTSGKIAPFLMWDDDEPNSLPGAEDCVELRANRDYKMNDVNCGELKHYICQPNDED, encoded by the exons atgaaatattttctagTCCTCTTCCTTTTCGGGATCCTCTGCCAAAATATCCTCGCCAGAGGACTT GACAATGCAGTCTTAGGTGACTTTGAACGGAGACTTGTGAGATTGGAAACTCGGCAATTCTCCGAAAGCGAAAACCTTGAGCACAGGATGCTTAAATTAGAAACACATCTGGGAACACAGCAAGGAGAAGAAACACTGGAAAGAAGCCCATTGGAAAAAAATTTCTATGCAATTTCCAATGTAGAGAAGCCAGTCGAGGGTATTTCATTCCTTCAAAGACTGGAGAAATTAGAGAAGAACTGGGAGAAGGAGCTAGAGAAGCACCTCGCGGAATTCTCCTCGAAATATGAGAATCTAGCTGAAAGGTTCTCAGCTATTGAGAAACATGTAGAGGAGCAGAAAATTGCTGCTCTTTATCCGATTGTGGAAAGGATAAGCACACCTCCTAATGACCCTGAAAGTGACCAATCTGAAAGTGACCAACCTGAAAGTGAAAACTCTGGAGTGAATACATACCTGAAAAATGGTAAAAAGTACTACTATGTTATAAATGATGAAAAACAAACCTGGTCTGACGCTGTGACGAAATGTCGAAATATGAACGCACACTTGCTAAGTCTCCAAGACGAAGAGGAATGGAGCGCTTTGAAAGAAGCCCTGAATTCGGAGAACAGCTATTGGACTGACGTCAACGACATTATGGAAGAGGACAAATTCATATCCAGGACCTCCGGCAAAATAGCTCCTTTCCTTATGTGGGATGATGACGAACCGAATTCCCTTCCTGGTGCGGAAGACTGCGTGGAGTTGAGGGCTAACCGTGATTACAAAATGAACGACGTGAATTGCGGTGAACTGAAACATTACATTTGTCAACCCAATGACGAAGATTAA